A single region of the Salvia miltiorrhiza cultivar Shanhuang (shh) chromosome 8, IMPLAD_Smil_shh, whole genome shotgun sequence genome encodes:
- the LOC131001884 gene encoding 2-alkenal reductase (NADP(+)-dependent) translates to MDEVVGKIVDNKQIIFKGYIEGVPKESDMELRLGNKIKLEAPKGSAAFLVKNLYLSCDPYMRTRMRDFHASYIPPFLPASVVQGFGVFKVIDSDNPNLKPGDIVSGFTGWEEYSLLHDTEQLRKVEADNDIPLSYYIGLLGMPGFTAYAGFYEVCAPKRNERVFVSAASGAVGQLVGQLAKLHGCYVVGSAGSNQKVDLLKNKLGFDEAFNYKEEPDLDAALKKYFPEGIDIYFENVGGSMLDAVLLNMRIHGRIAVCGMVSQTGIGAPDQQGIRNLLSIVPKRVKMQGFLQSDYLHLFGRFVEEVGSLYKEGKITYLEDMNEGLESGPAAFAGLFTGKNVGKQVICVSRA, encoded by the exons ATGGATGAAGTTGTGGGGAAAATAGTTGACAACAAACAGATTATATTTAAGGGATACATAGAAGGAGTTCCGAAGGAATCAGACATGGAGCTAAGATTGGGTAACAAGATTAAGCTTGAAGCTCCAAAAGGGTCTGCTGCATTCTTGGTCAAGAATCTTTATCTCTCTTGTGATCCATATATGCGAACCCGAATGCGGGATTTTCATGCCTCCTATATCCCACCTTTTCTCCCTGCTTCT GTCGTCCAAGGATTTGGAGTGTTCAAGGTGATCGACTCTGATAACCCGAACTTGAAGCCCGGTGACATAGTTTCAGGTTTCACGGGATGGGAAGAGTACAGCTTGCTTCACGACACCGAGCAGTTGAGGAAAGTTGAAGCAGACAACGACATACCACTTTCCTATTACATCGGCCTCCTAG GCATGCCAGGTTTTACAGCTTATGCTGGATTCTACGAGGTTTGTGCCCCAAAGAGGAATGAGCGCGTGTTTGTCTCTGCTGCCTCCGGAGCTGTCGGGCAGCTGGTTGGCCAGCTTGCTAAGTTACACGGATGCTATGTCGTTGGAAGCGCTGGGAGTAACCAGAAA GTTGATCTTCTCAAGAATAAGCTTGGATTTGATGAAGCTTTCAACTATAAAGAAGAGCCGGATCTTGATGCAGCTCTCAAAAA ATACTTCCCAGAAGGCATCGACATATACTTTGAGAACGTCGGGGGAAGCATGCTGGACGCTGTGCTGCTCAACATGAGGATTCATGGCAGAATAGCTGTGTGCGGAATGGTGTCCCAGACAGGGATCGGGGCACCTGATCAGCAAGGGATTCGAAACCTGCTGAGCATCGTCCCAAAGCGCGTAAAAATGCAGGGATTTCTGCAAAGCGACTACCTGCATTTGTTTGGGAGGTTCGTGGAAGAAGTTGGGAGTCTGTACAAGGAGGGGAAGATAACATACTTGGAAGATATGAATGAAGGGTTGGAGAGTGGGCCCGCTGCCTTTGCCGGACTCTTTACCGGCAAAAATGTAGGCAAGCAGGTTATCTGTGTATCCCGTGCCTGA